One window of Mastacembelus armatus chromosome 20, fMasArm1.2, whole genome shotgun sequence genomic DNA carries:
- the hhatlb gene encoding hedgehog acyltransferase like, b, whose protein sequence is MGIKAALPKYEIYFYNVVLCLAMFWAASWIFEVSSSNANRRTFKPSVKPGWYYFGRKMDTADFEWMMWFSRFREHILFALSGHVLFAKICSMLAPQYRSLLYMVYGVLAVWTSMGWTYVTLILSHCILLYSISLVKIRWLCFVTGLCTLATFKCEPFVSWQAGFVEGDFELRHVLFYGGCGFTIMRCMSFALENCERKDGNYNILELLKYNFYLPFFYFGPIMTFDKFYVQVNRSDRTRKEWEMWNISVHGLIHLGVVIIVDVLFHFMYILTIPTDMKLLKHLSDWALVGLAYFNLVYDWVKAAVMFGVINTISRLDHLDPPKPPKCITMLYVFAETHFDRGINDWLCKYVYDYLGGKHKNVLEELVATLCTFGVAILWLGPCKVVLLWAFFNCFGLNFELWTARFFSMEPFASYEMAMSEAMSRRIRAIFNTFNFWSIVLYNVLALNSLDFAKLVAKRVLLKGFPVTTIIAMFVTYCLIQVIKERERTQALIDDPDPLPPAAPPNGTSDLTSSETTSDAQPVTDPNKEKAE, encoded by the exons ATGGGGATCAAAGCTGCACTTCCCAAATATGAGATCTATTTCTACAATGTGGTGCTTTGTTTGGCCATGTTCTGGGCCGCCAGCTGGATCTTTGAGGTGTCCAGTT CAAATGCAAACAGAAGGACATTCAAACCCAGCGTGAAGCCAGGATGGTACTACTTTGGGAGGAAAATG GACACGGCTGATTTTGAGTGGATGATGTGGTTTTCCAGATTCAGAGAGCACATCCTGTTTGCTCTCTCAGGTCATGTGCTTTTCGCCAAGATCTGCTCCATGTTGGCTCCACAG TACAGGTCTTTGCTGTATATGGTGTATGGGGTGCTGGCTGTGTGGACCAGTATGGGCTGGACCTACGTCACCCTCATCCTGTCCCACTGTATCCTGCTCTACAGCATCTCCTTAGTGAAAATCCGCTGGCTTTGCTTTGTCACTGGTCTTTGCACACTTGCAACCTTCAAGTGTGAACCCTTTGTGTCCTGGCAG GCTGGTTTTGTGGAGGGGGACTTTGAACTGCGTCATGTACTTTTCTATGGAGGTTGTGGGTTTACGATCATGCGCTGTATGAGCTTTGCGCTGGAAAACTGTGAAAGGAAAGATGGAAACTACAACATCCTGGAGCTGCTCAAATACAACTTCTACCTCCCTTTCTTCTATTTTGGACCCATCATGACCTTTGATAAGTTTTATGTTCAA GTCAACAGGTCGGACCGGACCAGGAAAGAGTGGGAGATGTGGAATATCAGTGTGCACGGCCTGATCCACCTGGGAGTCGTCATTATAGTGGACGTGCTGTTCCATTTCATGTACATCCTCACTATCCCTACTGACATGAAGCTGCTAAAACATCTGTCTGACTGGGCTTTAG TTGGCCTAGCTTACTTTAATTTGGTGTATGACTGGGTGAAAGCAGCTGTCATGTTTGGAGTCATCAACACAATATCCAGACTGGATCATCTGGACCCACCCAAGCCACCAAAGTGCATCACTATGCTCTATGTGTTTGCTGAAAC gCACTTTGACAGGGGAATCAATGACTGGCTATGCAA GTATGTGTATGATTACCTGGGTGGAAAGCACAAGAATGTGCTGGAGGAGCTGGTGGCTACACTGTGCACGTTTGGCGTCGCCATCCTCTGGCTAGGACCCTGCAAGGTGGTGCTGCTCTGGGCTTTCTTTAACTGTTTTGGGCTTAACTTTGAGCTGTGGACTGCCAGATTTTTCTCCATGGAGCCATTTGCTTCTTATGAG ATGGCAATGTCTGAAGCGATGTCCCGCCGGATCAGAGCCATATTTAATACTTTCAACTTCTGGAGCATTGTGTTGTACAATGTCCTGGCCTTGAATAGTTTGGACTTTGCCAAGTTGGTTGCCAAACGGGTGCTTCTCAaag GCTTCCCTGTAACCACCATTATTGCCATGTTTGTGACCTACTGCCTGATTCAAGTGATAAAGGAGCGAGAGAGGACACAGGCCTTAATTGATGATCCTGATCCTCTACCTCCTGCTGCCCCTCCAAACGGCACCAGTGACCTGACCAGCTCTGAAACCACCTCTGATGCTCAGCCAGTCACAGATCCCAACAAGGAAAAAGCAGAGTAG